A genomic window from Candidatus Kouleothrix ribensis includes:
- a CDS encoding PglZ domain-containing protein, producing the protein MITILADRHGYTQPPPDARSAVDITDYVAVRQRIRSALDQDSELTVYVSDPVLLLWLSDLQQYPSRAVCWRAIDPNEDFGAFFGTAPSAPFTPELIVALHLDALPRPPQPGATDPISWILAERLGELWRYTTPPPEHAPRWLAWACEYAAPPDEALLPLIAAQLDRWAAANPIYRALRPRHLREDASKLLARFALQRYDKHWRESQSWGQLPLLEANDQSSACISALRDLHGLIAAYWRKRFAESNQSAGMIAIALDQMSGLSDTELSELHTMLERHPAQLDATLLAAIRWRFGKLPTAGETLRDIAARVAPAEPALPTRDWTTGQWLRWASHEYMPYFTWIIRAGQARDHQQACAERFSDWLYDQYPAWLNAEHSPLLLSQYRHMRALLNEQPDARVVWLVVDGLTWWQGAILREACESQGLHAQAHAAGVAMLPSITSVSKRAIVTGLPTIDLTQPIIAEAARTQLQRSGINGHVSYSFAEALHVLQQADETRCFIVLFNMIDVLAHQTPTLTDNAGIRGYLDELARGLGRMRDACLQQGRPFHALIGSDHGSTLLPSGATSLPLPQATQEIDDTWEPETPNRETHKPSTRAVVVTDPTRIAAADRAHWYMLDRDRYQLDRHYLTPRGYKYVGRRPSGWTHGGLTPEEVIVPLMHLTPEQFDLQPLMIELSGTLRVGQPSQITVGLVNPNRFPIDTVTLDLGAGTIPLHIDRVESSARCDLVIEFPAIASALSELPIKWRMRYDTVAGTQTQDGRLLLPIRRLQAEDMGFDDFFVDG; encoded by the coding sequence ATGATCACCATTCTTGCTGATCGGCATGGCTATACCCAGCCGCCGCCAGATGCGCGCTCGGCTGTAGATATAACTGACTATGTGGCAGTGCGCCAACGGATCAGATCCGCGCTCGACCAAGATAGCGAGCTGACGGTGTATGTATCCGATCCGGTGTTGTTGCTCTGGCTGAGCGATCTACAGCAGTATCCGTCGCGCGCGGTATGCTGGCGCGCGATTGACCCAAACGAGGATTTCGGCGCGTTTTTCGGCACCGCGCCGTCCGCGCCATTTACGCCGGAGCTGATTGTCGCATTGCATCTGGATGCGCTACCTCGGCCACCCCAGCCGGGCGCTACTGATCCAATCAGCTGGATCTTGGCAGAACGTCTCGGCGAACTCTGGCGCTACACAACTCCACCGCCCGAACACGCCCCGCGATGGCTCGCATGGGCGTGCGAATACGCTGCACCCCCGGATGAGGCATTGCTGCCATTAATCGCCGCGCAGCTTGATCGCTGGGCCGCTGCGAACCCAATCTATCGCGCGCTACGCCCACGCCACCTACGTGAGGATGCCAGCAAACTTCTTGCGCGCTTCGCATTGCAACGCTACGATAAGCATTGGCGCGAGTCACAATCTTGGGGGCAACTTCCTCTGCTTGAAGCAAACGACCAATCTTCCGCCTGTATCAGCGCCCTACGCGATCTTCACGGCTTGATAGCCGCCTACTGGCGCAAACGATTCGCTGAATCAAATCAATCTGCCGGCATGATCGCCATCGCGCTCGATCAAATGTCCGGCCTAAGTGATACCGAGCTTTCCGAATTACATACAATGTTGGAACGGCATCCCGCCCAGCTTGATGCCACACTGCTTGCTGCGATCCGCTGGCGTTTCGGCAAGCTACCAACGGCGGGCGAAACACTGCGCGACATAGCGGCGCGTGTCGCGCCTGCTGAGCCAGCGCTTCCCACACGGGATTGGACGACCGGACAGTGGTTGCGCTGGGCCTCTCACGAATACATGCCGTATTTCACATGGATTATCCGTGCCGGCCAGGCGCGCGATCACCAGCAAGCTTGTGCAGAGCGCTTTAGCGATTGGCTCTACGATCAGTATCCTGCCTGGCTCAATGCTGAACATTCACCGTTGCTGCTCAGTCAGTATCGCCACATGCGGGCATTGCTGAACGAGCAACCGGATGCTCGCGTTGTCTGGCTCGTGGTTGATGGATTGACCTGGTGGCAGGGCGCAATCCTACGTGAAGCGTGTGAGAGCCAAGGGCTGCACGCACAGGCGCATGCCGCAGGGGTCGCTATGCTGCCGTCAATTACTAGTGTCTCAAAGCGCGCGATTGTTACCGGGCTTCCGACCATCGACCTAACGCAGCCGATCATCGCCGAAGCGGCGCGCACTCAACTCCAGCGGAGTGGGATCAATGGCCACGTTAGCTATAGCTTCGCGGAAGCGCTTCATGTATTGCAACAGGCCGATGAAACACGCTGTTTTATTGTGCTGTTCAATATGATCGATGTCTTAGCGCACCAGACGCCAACCTTGACCGACAACGCCGGCATTCGCGGCTATCTTGATGAACTGGCGCGCGGGTTGGGACGAATGCGTGATGCGTGTCTCCAGCAAGGACGCCCGTTCCACGCGCTTATTGGCAGCGATCACGGCAGCACGCTGCTGCCTAGCGGCGCGACGAGCCTACCGCTACCGCAAGCAACCCAGGAGATCGACGATACATGGGAGCCGGAAACGCCCAACCGTGAAACGCACAAGCCAAGCACGCGCGCCGTGGTTGTAACCGATCCAACGCGTATAGCTGCCGCCGACCGCGCGCACTGGTATATGCTTGATCGCGATCGCTACCAATTGGATCGGCATTATCTGACGCCACGGGGCTACAAATATGTTGGTCGACGCCCTAGCGGTTGGACACACGGCGGACTGACGCCGGAAGAAGTGATTGTGCCGCTAATGCATCTGACACCAGAGCAGTTCGATCTACAGCCACTCATGATCGAGCTATCTGGAACACTGCGGGTTGGACAACCATCGCAGATTACTGTCGGACTCGTCAACCCTAACCGTTTCCCGATCGATACTGTCACGCTCGATCTCGGCGCTGGGACAATCCCCTTACACATCGACCGCGTTGAGTCTTCAGCGCGATGCGATCTGGTGATCGAGTTCCCTGCTATCGCTAGTGCATTGTCTGAGCTTCCGATCAAATGGCGCATGCGCTATGATACTGTTGCCGGCACGCAAACGCAGGACGGTCGGCTTTTGCTACCTATTCGACGGCTTCAGGCCGAAGATATGGGCTTCGATGACTTCTTTGTGGATGGATAA
- a CDS encoding phosphoadenosine phosphosulfate reductase family protein yields MNTHTASFAEWTARPGRHIVSLSGGKDSTALAIYLRGKIPQVEYVFCDTDKELPETYEYLDKLEAYLQRPIMRLNDHRGFDHWLEMYSGMLPSAQVRWCTRKLKIEPFEKYVGDDQVWSYIGIRADENRNGYISTKPNITPIYPFKEHGLRIADVERLLEESGLGLPGYYAWRQRSGCTFCFFQRTGEWIGLKENHPKEFAEAKAYETDRGGEHFYWRQRESLAELERPERMKQIKREHLLRLEEERLRRPNRPLIELVGAALDSEDDDSGCDICHL; encoded by the coding sequence ATGAATACACATACAGCGAGTTTCGCAGAGTGGACAGCGCGTCCTGGCCGACATATCGTTAGCCTCAGTGGTGGCAAGGACAGCACCGCATTAGCGATCTACTTGCGCGGCAAGATCCCGCAAGTGGAATACGTTTTTTGTGATACCGATAAAGAGTTGCCCGAGACCTATGAATATCTCGATAAGCTTGAAGCGTATCTGCAACGCCCAATTATGCGTTTAAATGATCATCGTGGCTTTGATCATTGGTTGGAAATGTATAGTGGGATGTTGCCATCAGCCCAGGTTCGCTGGTGTACCCGCAAACTAAAGATTGAGCCGTTTGAGAAATATGTTGGCGACGATCAGGTATGGAGCTATATAGGTATCCGCGCCGACGAAAATCGCAATGGCTATATCTCGACCAAGCCAAACATTACGCCTATTTATCCATTCAAGGAACATGGCCTACGGATTGCTGATGTCGAGCGTCTTTTGGAAGAAAGCGGCTTAGGCTTACCGGGATACTATGCATGGCGTCAGCGCAGCGGATGTACCTTTTGCTTCTTCCAGCGCACAGGTGAATGGATCGGCCTCAAAGAGAACCATCCTAAAGAATTTGCCGAGGCGAAAGCATATGAGACTGATCGTGGCGGTGAACATTTCTATTGGCGGCAGCGTGAAAGTCTTGCCGAGCTAGAGCGACCTGAACGGATGAAACAGATCAAACGTGAGCATCTACTACGTTTGGAGGAAGAGCGTTTACGTCGCCCCAATCGGCCCCTGATCGAGCTTGTGGGGGCTGCGTTGGACAGCGAGGATGATGATAGTGGGTGCGATATTTGCCATTTGTAG
- a CDS encoding ABC transporter ATP-binding protein produces the protein MSLIEVEDLRKTFRVAVRQQGRLGALKTLLAREYRDVCAVDGVSFTLDAGEMVGYIGPNGAGKSTTIKMLTGILVPSSGRILVDRRVPHQQRVEHVRRIGVVFGQRTQLWWDLPTIESFELLRHIYRIPEPRWRANLREFTELLDLAPFLDTPVRQLSLGQRMRADLAAALLHEPAILFLDEPTIGLDVVAKERIRQFLTDINRARGVTVILTTHDLEDITRLCRRVVLIDHGRVIYDGSLEALRQRFGHQRTLVVDLDQDVDGLQVPGAELVRREGPRAWLRFDREATTAAALIAAVAARYRVRDLTVEEPAIEAIVRGIYETGSAG, from the coding sequence GTGTCGCTGATCGAAGTCGAAGATCTGCGCAAGACCTTCCGCGTGGCGGTGCGCCAGCAGGGCCGCCTGGGCGCGCTGAAGACACTGCTGGCCCGTGAGTACCGCGATGTATGCGCGGTCGATGGCGTGTCGTTCACGCTCGACGCCGGCGAGATGGTTGGCTACATCGGCCCGAACGGCGCTGGCAAGTCTACGACGATCAAGATGCTGACGGGCATCCTGGTGCCGAGTAGTGGCCGCATCCTCGTCGACCGGCGCGTGCCGCATCAGCAGCGCGTCGAACATGTGCGCAGGATCGGCGTAGTGTTCGGGCAGCGCACCCAGCTGTGGTGGGATCTGCCGACGATCGAGTCGTTCGAGCTGCTGCGCCACATCTATCGCATCCCCGAGCCACGCTGGCGCGCGAACCTGCGCGAGTTCACCGAGCTGCTCGATCTGGCGCCGTTCCTCGACACCCCCGTGCGCCAGTTGTCGCTCGGCCAGCGCATGCGCGCTGATCTGGCGGCGGCGCTGCTGCACGAGCCGGCGATCCTGTTCCTCGACGAGCCGACGATCGGGCTTGACGTGGTTGCGAAGGAGCGCATCCGCCAGTTTCTGACCGACATCAACCGCGCGCGCGGCGTGACGGTGATCCTGACCACGCACGACCTGGAAGATATCACGCGGCTGTGCCGGCGGGTGGTGCTGATCGACCACGGCCGGGTGATCTACGATGGCTCGCTCGAGGCCCTGCGGCAGCGCTTCGGTCACCAGCGCACGCTGGTGGTCGACCTCGACCAGGATGTGGATGGCTTGCAGGTGCCCGGCGCCGAGCTGGTGCGCCGCGAGGGGCCGCGGGCCTGGCTGCGCTTCGACCGCGAGGCCACCACTGCGGCCGCGCTGATCGCTGCTGTGGCGGCGCGCTACCGCGTGCGCGACCTGACCGTCGAGGAGCCGGCGATCGAGGCGATCGTGCGTGGGATCTATGAGACCGGCAGCGCCGGGTAG
- a CDS encoding DUF4007 family protein, translated as MSTLLSTLLPENSQLTFSGHETFVLRSNWLKKAYDILRYAPDLFYQENAFVLLGVGKNMAQSIRFWGRACGMFERSPAGIGHDITPLGRALLDDEGWDPFLVTPASHWLLHWQIAARPEAAFTWFYTFNLLKGGEFTAAQLSHQLRSFAATQELRIPSEATISRDVECMLNCYCRADTRHISTNMEDLLACPLTDLGIIQVLPGQQIYQLVSGAQLDLPDALIAFAIREMLRVTKRHTISFSELAYAPRSPGRIFRLDADSLLSRLQRIGEITEGHAYYTDQAGIRQVAWPDLDTSMDADALLAKAFTGEVHYV; from the coding sequence ATGTCCACTCTCCTTTCCACGCTCCTGCCTGAAAATTCCCAACTCACATTCAGCGGCCACGAGACATTTGTATTACGCAGTAATTGGCTGAAAAAAGCCTATGATATATTGCGCTATGCGCCCGACCTGTTCTATCAGGAGAATGCCTTTGTGCTACTCGGCGTCGGCAAAAATATGGCGCAATCCATTCGGTTTTGGGGGCGGGCTTGCGGTATGTTCGAGCGCTCTCCCGCTGGTATTGGGCACGATATTACGCCACTTGGCCGAGCTTTGCTCGATGATGAAGGTTGGGATCCATTCCTGGTAACGCCGGCCAGTCATTGGCTGCTGCATTGGCAGATTGCCGCGCGGCCCGAGGCTGCTTTTACATGGTTTTATACCTTTAATCTACTGAAAGGCGGCGAGTTTACCGCCGCACAGCTATCACATCAGCTGCGCTCATTTGCGGCGACACAGGAGCTGCGGATTCCTTCGGAGGCCACCATTAGCCGCGATGTAGAGTGTATGTTGAACTGTTACTGCCGAGCAGATACACGTCATATATCGACCAACATGGAAGATCTGCTCGCCTGCCCATTGACCGACTTGGGCATCATTCAGGTGCTGCCGGGGCAGCAGATCTACCAGCTTGTATCAGGCGCGCAGCTTGATTTGCCGGATGCGCTGATAGCCTTTGCGATTCGTGAAATGTTACGGGTAACCAAGCGTCACACCATTTCCTTCAGCGAACTGGCATATGCGCCGCGATCACCGGGCCGGATTTTTCGTTTGGATGCCGACTCATTGTTGAGCCGCCTCCAGCGGATTGGTGAAATAACCGAGGGGCACGCCTACTATACAGATCAGGCCGGTATTCGGCAAGTTGCCTGGCCCGATCTGGATACATCCATGGACGCAGACGCGCTGCTCGCCAAAGCCTTCACTGGCGAGGTGCACTATGTCTAG
- a CDS encoding ABC-2 family transporter protein, producing the protein MRLYYEIALRSFRRATVYRSSYIAGILTNAFFGVLRSFVYIGLYGAGGAVAGFTLQDAISYTWVTQALISIGAGWVFSRELMQSIRSGDVVTDLARPWNFYGYWLSQSLGERCFNLLVRGTLTYLIGVMYFGAAIPGAAQWLGFVATIGLALVLSFAFSFIVNMSAFWLLESSGVMMVANIMLSFFSGFLLPIAFFPAPLAALARALPFQAITGVPAQIFLGQIGGAGLARALLLQLGWSAALVGLGLLLLRAAMRKVVVQGG; encoded by the coding sequence ATGCGCCTGTACTACGAAATCGCACTGCGCTCGTTTCGGCGCGCCACGGTGTACCGCAGCTCGTATATCGCCGGCATCCTGACCAACGCATTCTTTGGGGTGCTGCGCTCGTTCGTGTACATCGGGCTGTATGGCGCGGGCGGCGCGGTGGCCGGCTTCACGCTTCAGGATGCGATCAGCTACACCTGGGTGACGCAGGCGCTGATCTCGATCGGCGCGGGCTGGGTGTTCTCGCGCGAGCTGATGCAGTCGATCCGCAGCGGCGACGTGGTGACCGACCTGGCGCGGCCGTGGAATTTCTACGGCTACTGGCTGAGCCAGTCGCTCGGCGAGCGCTGTTTCAACCTGCTGGTGCGCGGCACGCTCACCTACCTGATCGGCGTGATGTACTTCGGCGCGGCCATCCCCGGCGCCGCGCAGTGGCTGGGCTTCGTCGCCACAATCGGGCTGGCGCTGGTGCTGTCGTTCGCATTCAGCTTCATCGTGAACATGAGCGCGTTCTGGCTGCTCGAGAGCAGCGGCGTGATGATGGTGGCGAACATCATGCTCAGCTTCTTCTCGGGGTTTCTGCTACCGATCGCATTCTTCCCGGCCCCGCTGGCGGCGCTGGCGCGCGCGCTGCCGTTCCAGGCGATCACGGGCGTGCCGGCGCAGATCTTCCTGGGCCAGATCGGTGGCGCGGGCCTGGCGCGGGCGCTACTGCTCCAGCTGGGCTGGTCGGCCGCGCTGGTGGGCCTGGGGCTACTGCTGCTGCGCGCGGCCATGCGCAAGGTGGTGGTGCAGGGCGGGTAG
- the brxL gene encoding BREX system Lon protease-like protein BrxL, with translation MLEQSYEEKARRLFGEVCVNKALVQQAGFGTRSIPAFVSEWIVTRNAPDGILDEEAQQRIRTFLNKHLPTRDQKEQLKAHLQSGETLTILDQFGVTVNLAKNEFRLTIPCLDEARGGIERHIVEQYPLLLGSGVWGVGKLQYYPPNDMRKEGQIWLVDFRPMQNARLDLDLYCECRAEFTLSEWRDLLIASMGYNPESYSIAQQMHMLTRLVPLIQERVNMIELAPKGTGKSFVFLNLSRYARLVSGGKVTAAALFYNNAIKQPGLLTHYDLVIFDEAQSLSFDNPGEVIGVLKDYLQSGSFARGGTQKVEASAGLMLLANIPLDEYKRPRHENLFAELPSFLSETALIDRIHGILPGWELPRIEQSFIATSIGFKADYFGDVLHHLRNRSGYEQIVQRYNTTTGTTDQRDVLAITRLAEGFCKLLFPHCQVEASDFIEYCLKPAVQLRQRVRDQLALLDPEYPRLRLGW, from the coding sequence ATGCTAGAACAATCCTATGAAGAAAAGGCGCGGCGCCTATTCGGTGAGGTGTGCGTCAACAAGGCGCTCGTACAACAAGCCGGATTCGGCACGCGAAGTATTCCGGCCTTTGTAAGCGAGTGGATCGTCACACGTAATGCACCAGATGGAATCCTTGATGAGGAAGCGCAGCAACGGATTCGTACGTTTTTAAATAAACACCTGCCGACTCGTGATCAGAAAGAACAACTCAAGGCGCATCTCCAGAGCGGTGAAACACTCACAATCCTTGATCAATTTGGCGTTACTGTGAATCTGGCGAAAAACGAATTTCGCCTTACTATTCCGTGCTTGGATGAGGCACGCGGCGGTATAGAACGACATATTGTTGAACAATACCCCTTATTGCTTGGTAGTGGCGTGTGGGGTGTTGGCAAGCTGCAATATTACCCACCGAATGATATGCGTAAAGAAGGACAAATCTGGCTGGTAGACTTTCGTCCTATGCAAAATGCCAGACTTGATCTCGATCTCTATTGCGAGTGCCGTGCTGAGTTCACCCTCTCTGAATGGCGCGATCTGCTCATCGCCAGCATGGGTTACAATCCAGAGTCATATTCTATAGCACAACAAATGCATATGCTCACGCGGCTTGTGCCACTTATCCAAGAGCGCGTGAATATGATTGAATTAGCACCCAAAGGTACAGGTAAATCCTTCGTCTTTCTCAACCTTTCGCGTTATGCGCGCCTCGTTTCTGGAGGTAAGGTTACAGCGGCTGCGCTGTTTTATAACAATGCTATCAAACAGCCAGGATTGCTGACACATTATGACCTCGTAATCTTTGATGAAGCGCAATCCTTATCGTTCGATAATCCAGGTGAGGTCATAGGTGTCTTGAAAGACTATCTTCAATCGGGTAGTTTTGCGCGTGGCGGAACACAAAAGGTCGAGGCGAGTGCTGGCCTTATGCTGCTTGCCAACATTCCTTTAGATGAATATAAGCGACCACGCCACGAGAATCTTTTTGCTGAACTACCGAGTTTTTTGAGTGAAACAGCTCTTATCGATCGCATCCACGGAATCCTGCCCGGCTGGGAGTTGCCACGTATCGAACAATCGTTTATTGCAACAAGTATAGGTTTCAAAGCCGATTACTTTGGGGATGTATTGCATCATCTTCGCAATCGTTCGGGCTATGAGCAAATTGTTCAACGCTATAACACAACCACTGGCACAACGGATCAAAGAGACGTACTTGCAATCACCCGTTTGGCCGAAGGTTTTTGTAAACTGCTTTTTCCTCATTGCCAAGTGGAAGCAAGTGACTTCATCGAGTACTGTTTGAAGCCCGCGGTGCAGCTGCGTCAACGCGTGCGTGATCAGCTCGCACTTCTTGATCCTGAGTATCCTCGACTCCGTCTCGGTTGGTAA
- a CDS encoding ABC-2 family transporter protein, with translation MLRLYLTLIGARIRAQMQYKVSFWMELVGFGLVTGLEFAAVAILFARFRAIGGWGIAEVALLYGLASVAFGIAEMASRGFDSPFERMMQQGAFDTILIRPTGSFFGVLASEFQLMRLGRITQGLAVLGYALARLPIVWTPARLLLLPLTVLAGAAIYCGLVVIGATVCFWTIKTPEVINVFTAGGAEASSYPLSIYNGLVRGVFLFVVPIAFANYPAALYLLGRTDPFGLPGWLAWLAPLVAVLFCALALAFWRVGVTKYQSAGS, from the coding sequence ATGCTCCGTCTTTACCTCACGCTGATCGGCGCGCGCATTCGTGCCCAGATGCAGTATAAGGTCTCGTTCTGGATGGAGCTGGTGGGCTTCGGGCTGGTGACCGGGCTGGAGTTTGCGGCGGTGGCGATCCTGTTCGCGCGCTTCCGGGCGATCGGCGGCTGGGGCATCGCCGAAGTGGCGCTGCTGTACGGGCTGGCCTCGGTGGCCTTCGGCATCGCCGAGATGGCCAGCCGCGGCTTTGACTCGCCGTTCGAGCGCATGATGCAGCAGGGTGCCTTCGACACGATCCTGATCCGCCCGACCGGCAGCTTCTTCGGCGTGCTGGCCTCGGAGTTCCAGCTGATGCGGCTGGGGCGGATCACGCAGGGCCTGGCCGTGCTGGGCTACGCGCTGGCGCGCCTGCCGATAGTGTGGACGCCTGCCAGGCTGCTGTTGCTACCGCTGACGGTGCTGGCCGGCGCGGCGATCTACTGCGGGCTGGTGGTGATCGGCGCGACTGTGTGCTTCTGGACGATCAAGACACCCGAGGTGATCAATGTGTTCACGGCCGGCGGCGCCGAGGCCTCGAGCTACCCGCTGAGCATCTACAACGGCCTGGTGCGCGGCGTGTTCCTGTTCGTGGTGCCGATCGCGTTTGCGAACTACCCGGCCGCGCTGTACCTGCTCGGCCGCACAGACCCGTTTGGCCTGCCGGGGTGGCTGGCCTGGCTGGCGCCGCTGGTGGCCGTGCTGTTCTGTGCGCTGGCGCTGGCCTTCTGGCGCGTGGGCGTGACGAAGTACCAGAGCGCGGGAAGCTGA
- a CDS encoding DUF4007 family protein: MRNLRFNQGFPLYRERLSGMLRCIADGQATSDEAVGSYLGVNPYMVEGIRGWLCKTGLGNGTSKNYTLSPFGTLVAEYDPDLQQAGTQWLLHYYLVSQHEERAEVWYRCFNEFLSPRRSFSADELQGYTERILEQTPKNKDGVAKDTKELIKTYTQPAALGALGIVAKQGKAALSVAAPNEPDPLIVGYILFDGWMRRFGEVDTIRLSQIVNEPESIGKIFTADHDQVRQYIGALQRLGLVNYADTQHEPVTRRFQDDPLRLLERYYTT, translated from the coding sequence ATGCGGAATCTGCGTTTTAATCAAGGTTTTCCTCTCTATCGAGAGCGCTTGTCTGGTATGCTTCGCTGTATTGCCGACGGACAGGCAACATCGGACGAAGCGGTTGGGTCTTACTTGGGCGTTAACCCTTATATGGTCGAAGGCATTCGAGGGTGGTTATGCAAAACTGGCCTTGGAAATGGAACTTCGAAGAACTATACTCTGAGTCCCTTTGGTACTTTGGTTGCGGAATACGATCCAGATTTGCAGCAAGCTGGAACTCAGTGGCTTTTACACTATTACCTTGTAAGCCAGCATGAGGAACGGGCTGAAGTTTGGTACCGCTGTTTCAACGAATTCCTTAGCCCGCGCCGGAGCTTCAGTGCCGACGAGCTACAGGGCTATACCGAGCGAATATTGGAACAAACACCGAAAAATAAAGATGGTGTCGCCAAGGATACAAAAGAACTGATCAAGACCTACACCCAACCTGCTGCGTTAGGCGCGCTCGGCATTGTAGCGAAGCAGGGCAAAGCAGCATTGAGCGTAGCGGCTCCAAACGAGCCGGATCCCCTGATTGTTGGTTATATACTCTTTGATGGCTGGATGCGGCGCTTTGGTGAAGTTGATACGATTCGCTTGAGCCAAATCGTCAATGAACCCGAGTCAATCGGTAAAATCTTCACTGCCGACCATGACCAAGTTCGTCAGTATATTGGCGCGTTACAGCGGCTTGGCTTGGTCAATTATGCTGACACCCAACATGAACCCGTAACACGGCGATTTCAAGATGATCCGCTGCGATTACTTGAACGCTACTACACAACATAA